The Micromonospora siamensis genome contains the following window.
CGGTGGCCCTTCGCCAGCGGCTGCCGGCACGCCGACTGGATCTTCGGCAACTGCGTGCTCACCTGGGACGGAGAGCCGCTGCCCGGGACGGCCGGCCAGCCGCCGGAGACCCGCTCGATGCTCTTCCCGGCCGACCGGGTCACCGTGGTCGACACCTGGCACGTGCTGGGCCTGCGCGGCACCGGCAGCCATGACGTACTGGTCGACCCCGTCTTCTGCCCGGCGGAGGAGACCTTCGACCTGTTCACCGGGACGCCCTGCGTGCCCGGCCCGGGGTTCGTCGCGCCGCTGGTGCACTTCGTGCTGCACCTCGGTGCGGTGGCGGTCGGCATCGCGCAGGGCGCGCTGGACGACCTGACGGCGCTGCTCGGGGACGGCCGGCAGCGCCTCTACGCCCGGCAGCCGCTGGCCGACTCGCCCGCCTTCCGGATCCAGCTCGGCCGGGCCGAGCTGCAGGTACGGGCGGCGCGGGCACTGTTGCACAGCCTCGCCGACGAGCTCTGGACGGTGTGCGTCGAGAAGCCGTCGGCGGTCGCCGAGCTGCACCCGACGATCTCGGCCAGCCTGCCCTGGGTGACCGAGCTGGTCACCGCCGCGGTGGACACCTGTTACCGGGCGGCGGGCGGCGGGGCGACCCGGGACTCGTCGCCGATCCAGCGCCGGTTCCGCGACCTCCACACCTTCGGTCAGCACGCGGCGGCGGCCGAGGGCTGGCTGGGCAACAACGGCGCCCGGCTGCTGGGGCGGCCGGTGCAGCTGGCGTACTGAGCCCGGCCGCCGGCCGGCCGGGGGGGGGGGGCCGGGCCGGCGGCCCCGTGCGGGCAGCCGGCGCTCCGGATCAGCCCAGTTGCGGGACCACCTCGCGAGCGAAGAGCCGCATCGGCTCCGGGTCGGTGGGCTCGTGGAAATAGAGCATGAAGTACTCGATGCCGGCGTCGACCAGCCGGCCGAGGATGTCGACCAGCTCGGCGGGGGTGCCGACGGCGCTGCCGGTGGCCGTCTCCGCCCGGTCCCGCCCGCCCAGCCGGGCGGTCACCTCGGCGTCGGTGGCGCCGGTGAACACCGACAGCGCCGCGGTACGCAGGATGGCGTCGTAGTCCCGCCCGACCTCGGCGCAGTGGCCGGCGAGGACGTCCAGCTTGTGCCGGTGGAACGCCGGGTCGGTGTGGTCGGTGAGGTTGCAGGCGTCGGCGTACCGGGCGACGGTGCGCAGGGTGCGCTTCTCGCCACTGCCACCGATCATCAGCGGGATGTGCGGTCGCTGCACCCCGGGGGGCACGTTCTGCGCCCCGGTCACCCGGTGGAAGCGGCCGTCGACGGTGGCCACCGGTTCCCGCATCGCGGTGATCACCCGGGCGGCCTCGTCCAGCCGGGTGAGCCGCTCCCCGGTCGACGGGTACGGCTGGTCGAACCCGTACGCGTCGTACTCCCGCTGGTCCCAGCCGCCGCCCAGGCCGAGGAAGGCCCGGCCGCCGCTGGCCACGTCGAGGGTGGCCGCCATCTTGGCCAGCAGCGCCGGGTTGCGGAAGCTGTTGCAGGTGACGATCTGGCCGAGCCGCACCCGGCGGGTCTCCCGGGCGATCGCCGACAGGCTGGTCCAGCACTCGAAGGTGGTCTCCGGCTCGCCGCTGACCGCCTGCACGTGGTCGTAGAGCCACACCGAGTCGTAGCCCAGGTCGTCGGCCTCCCGGGCCACCCCGACCATCGCCTCGAACTGCGCGACCGGGTCGGCCAGGTGGGTGAGGTCGGAACGCCAGCCCTGCGGCAGCACCACCCCGAACCGGATCCCGCTCATTGCCCGCCCCTCGTCGTCGACAGCGCAGGTCAGGGTACCCGGGACGGGGCCCGCGACCCGGGGGCCGGCCCCGGGCGGGTGGTGCCGCGCACAGCCCGCCCGGGGGATCCGCGGGCCTCAGACGTACGGCGGGACCGCGTACGCGGCGCGCAGCGCGGCCAGCCCGGTCGCCTTCGGGGTGAGGGTGCCCCAGCCGGAGTTGAAGTAGTTCGTGCGGGCGATCCGCGGCCTGGTCTGGGCGTTGAGCGCCGCGATGGCCGGTGGCACGGTGGCGATCCAGCCGGCCTGGTCGGGGATCTCGGCGACCCGGACGCCCCACTCGGCGATGAGCACCGGCCGGGACAGCGCGATCGGGCCGAGGTCGGCGACCGCCCAGTCCTTGGTACGGCGGAACCGGGCCAGCGCGGTGTGGGTGGGGTCGGTGGCGTAGACGTTCCACTGGAGGAAGTCCAGCTTGGCCATCAGCGACTCGGGGTGGGTGCGCTGGTAGGAGGCGCGGTCCCAGCCGCCGACGCCCACCGAGAAGGTGGTGCCGGCGGGCAGGCCGCGGGCCTTGAACCAGTTGACGATGTAGGTCACCGCCTGCACCGCCCGGGCATCGGACTGGGCCCAGGTGTAGGCCACCCCGGCCTCGGTGGTGCCGAACTCGTGGTCGGTGTCCAGCTCGGAGGCGAGTTGGATGTTCACGCCGAAACCCATCGTGCGGTACTGGGACAGGGCGCGGGCGAACAGGCCGTCGCACTGGCCGGCGAGCACCTGGCCGTACCCGTACGCCTTGGGCCAGGTCGTGCCGGGTCGCTGCTGGATGGTCATCGCGGGCGCCGGGACGGTGTAGGTGACCCCGTCGACGGTGAAGGTCTGCGCCCCGGTGCTGGAGCTGCCGTAGTGCTTCAGCTCCAGCACCATATTGATCTTGATACCGGACTGGCCGAGCGTGATCAGCCACGGCCGGTTGTAGCCGGGAAAGATGTACGCGTCGGCGAAGCTGCGGTACTGGGTCAACGAGCGGAAGTTCCCACCCGCCATGTCGGCCGTCGGGTCGGCGCCGCCGGAGAGGTAGTAGCCGCCGAGGACCGGCGCGGCGAGCGCGTAGTCGACGCTCGCGGTCGCGGCGTTGCCGCTCCGGTCACGCACAGTGACGGTGATCCTGGGCATCACGCCACCGCCCGGAAGACGGCGACCGAACCGGTGTCCGACACCCGGGTCCAGGTGCGGCCGGAGTCGTCGGTGACGGTCACGGTCAGCGGGTCGATGACGGCGTTGACCTTGACCGGGTTGCTGCTGTTGCCCTTCGAGTCGGTGACCACGACCGTCACGGTCACCT
Protein-coding sequences here:
- a CDS encoding TIGR03560 family F420-dependent LLM class oxidoreductase; translation: MSGIRFGVVLPQGWRSDLTHLADPVAQFEAMVGVAREADDLGYDSVWLYDHVQAVSGEPETTFECWTSLSAIARETRRVRLGQIVTCNSFRNPALLAKMAATLDVASGGRAFLGLGGGWDQREYDAYGFDQPYPSTGERLTRLDEAARVITAMREPVATVDGRFHRVTGAQNVPPGVQRPHIPLMIGGSGEKRTLRTVARYADACNLTDHTDPAFHRHKLDVLAGHCAEVGRDYDAILRTAALSVFTGATDAEVTARLGGRDRAETATGSAVGTPAELVDILGRLVDAGIEYFMLYFHEPTDPEPMRLFAREVVPQLG
- a CDS encoding acyl-CoA dehydrogenase family protein encodes the protein MPEQHADDLIRAVQDLAPELTARAGEIEREREIPADLLDRLRTAGCFRMFVPRSHGGYEVDLRTGMAVLEALARADGSTGWTVMIGAESPHLLAMLPRDRFDKLYAAGPDVVVAGAFAPLGRAELADGGYQVAGRWPFASGCRHADWIFGNCVLTWDGEPLPGTAGQPPETRSMLFPADRVTVVDTWHVLGLRGTGSHDVLVDPVFCPAEETFDLFTGTPCVPGPGFVAPLVHFVLHLGAVAVGIAQGALDDLTALLGDGRQRLYARQPLADSPAFRIQLGRAELQVRAARALLHSLADELWTVCVEKPSAVAELHPTISASLPWVTELVTAAVDTCYRAAGGGATRDSSPIQRRFRDLHTFGQHAAAAEGWLGNNGARLLGRPVQLAY